From one Thalassobaculum sp. OXR-137 genomic stretch:
- the lpdA gene encoding dihydrolipoyl dehydrogenase — translation MADTQFDVIVVGGGPGGYVAAIRAAQLGMKAAVVEREHLGGICLNWGCIPTKALLRSSEVGHILHNLDAYGFSAKDISYDLKKVVKRSRDVAKQLSGGVGHLLKKNKVTVIDGQGKLAGTDGKLRKLEVTKDGKSAGTYTAKNIILATGARARTLPGMEPNGKTIVTYKEAMVPETMPKKLLVIGSGAIGMEFASFHHDMGAEVTVVEVVDRILPAEDAEISAFALKQFTKQGMKIHTGAKVHKLEGSDKGAKAEIEVKGKKETLEVDRVILAVGIVGNVEDIGLDGTKVNVEKTHVVTNEWMETGEPGVYAIGDLTGPPWLAHKASHEGVICVEKIAGVKGLHPLDIDRVPGCTYCRPQIASVGLTEAEAKETGRELKVGKFPFIGNGKAIALGEPEGMVKTIFDAKTGELLGAHMIGAEVTELIQGYTVAMTLETTEAELMHTVFPHPTLSEMMHESVLDAYGRAIHF, via the coding sequence ATGGCCGATACCCAATTCGACGTCATCGTGGTCGGCGGCGGGCCCGGCGGCTACGTCGCCGCGATCCGCGCCGCCCAGCTCGGGATGAAGGCGGCGGTGGTCGAGCGCGAGCATCTTGGCGGCATCTGCCTGAACTGGGGTTGTATCCCGACCAAGGCGCTGCTGCGCTCCTCCGAGGTCGGGCACATCCTGCACAACCTCGACGCTTACGGCTTTTCCGCCAAGGACATATCGTACGATCTTAAGAAGGTGGTTAAGCGGTCGCGCGATGTCGCGAAGCAGCTTTCCGGCGGCGTCGGCCACCTGCTGAAGAAGAACAAGGTCACCGTCATCGACGGCCAGGGCAAGCTCGCCGGCACCGACGGCAAGCTGCGCAAACTGGAGGTGACCAAGGACGGCAAGTCGGCCGGCACCTACACCGCCAAGAACATCATCCTGGCCACCGGTGCCCGCGCCCGCACGCTGCCTGGCATGGAGCCGAACGGCAAGACCATCGTGACCTACAAGGAAGCGATGGTGCCCGAGACCATGCCGAAGAAGCTGCTGGTCATCGGCTCCGGCGCCATCGGCATGGAGTTCGCCAGCTTCCACCACGACATGGGCGCCGAAGTGACCGTCGTGGAAGTGGTCGACCGGATCCTGCCGGCAGAGGATGCGGAGATCTCCGCCTTCGCCCTGAAGCAGTTCACCAAGCAGGGCATGAAGATCCACACCGGCGCCAAGGTCCACAAGCTGGAGGGCTCCGACAAGGGGGCTAAGGCCGAGATCGAGGTGAAGGGCAAGAAGGAGACCCTGGAGGTCGACCGGGTCATCCTCGCCGTCGGCATCGTCGGCAACGTGGAGGATATCGGCCTCGACGGCACCAAGGTGAATGTCGAGAAGACCCACGTGGTGACCAACGAGTGGATGGAGACCGGCGAGCCGGGCGTCTACGCCATCGGCGACCTCACCGGCCCGCCCTGGCTCGCCCACAAGGCCAGCCACGAGGGCGTGATCTGCGTCGAGAAGATCGCCGGCGTGAAGGGCCTGCATCCGCTCGACATCGACCGGGTACCGGGCTGCACCTATTGCCGTCCGCAGATTGCCAGCGTCGGCCTGACCGAGGCGGAAGCCAAGGAGACGGGCCGCGAGCTGAAGGTCGGCAAGTTCCCGTTCATCGGCAACGGCAAGGCGATCGCGCTCGGCGAGCCCGAGGGCATGGTGAAGACCATCTTCGACGCCAAGACCGGCGAACTTCTGGGCGCCCATATGATCGGCGCCGAGGTGACCGAGCTGATCCAGGGCTATACCGTGGCCATGACCCTGGAGACCACGGAGGCGGAGCTCATGCACACCGTCTTCCCGCATCCGACCCTCAGCGAGATGATGCACGAGTCCGTCCTTGACGCGTACGGCCGGGCCATCCACTTCTGA